TTTGGGTTACGCCTACCCGGTATTATTTGGGACTGATGCGGCTAAAGCTTGGGACGTGCGTAAAGGCGGTTTGGGTTTATTGCGCAACATGCCCGGCGACGAGCAACCTGTTAATTTAATTGAAGATTGCGCCGTAGCTATAGAAGATTTGCCCCAGTACGTCGCCGATTTAGATCAATTGCTGCACCGCCACGGATTAGTAGCTTCGTACTACGCCCACGCCGGCGCCGGGGAGCTACACGTTGAACCAATGCTAAATTTAAAAACAGCAGCGGGTAAAACGCTCTTCCGGCAAGTACTGGCCGAAACCGTGGATTTAGTTAAAAAATACAACGGTTCGCTCAGCGGGGAACACGGCGATGGCCGCTTACGCGGCGAATTTATTCCGCAAATTATGGGGCCGGAAGTATATGCGTTGTTCCGGCAAGTAAAACAAATATTTGATCCGCAGTTTATTTTTAACGCGGGTAAAATCGTGGATACGCCGCCCATGGATGAATTTCTACGCTACCAGCCCAATCAGGCAGACCCTAAGATTAACACCGTATTTAGTTTTGCCGGCCAAGGTAGTATTTTGCGTTTAGCCGAAAAATGTTCGGGTTCCGGGGATTGCCGCAAAACCCAACTTACCGGCGGAGTGATGTGCCCCAGCTACATGGCCACCCGCCAGGAAAAAGACACCACCCGCGCCCGCGCTAATATTCTGCGCCAGTTTTTAACCCAGGATGGCAACGTAAATGGCTTTAACCACCACGAGATAAAAGACGTAATGGATTTATGCATTAGCTGCAAAGGCTGCAAATCCGAGTGCCCCTCAGGAGTAGATATTGCCAAAATGAAGGCCGAATTTTTACAACATTACTACGATGCCAACGGCACACCCATACGCACCCGCCTGATTGGTAATTTCACCCGCCTGAACGCTTTGGCTGCCAAAATGCCTTGGGCGTACAACCGGGTAATGAACAACGGCTTAACCGGAAAGTGGGCCAAACAAATGGTTGGTTTTGCGCCGCAACGGTCGTTGCCGCCTCTCGCCAAAACCACTTTGCGAAGCTGGTACCGGCAATGGCGCAAAAATACACCGGCCGTAGCGGGCAGCCGGAAATTGTTTTTGTTTGCCGATGAGTTTACGAACTACAACGATGTAGAAATGGGCGTAAAAGCTGTGCAACTGCTCACCGCCCTGGGTTATGAGGTAATAATTCCGGAACACGTAGAAAGCGGCCGCACGTATTTATCGAAAGGTTTGGTGCGCGATGCCCAAAAAATTGCCATACGTAACGTAGAACTTTTGGGTAAAGTAGTAAGCAAAGAAATCCCGATTGTGGGACTGGAGCCCTCGGCCATTCTGACCTTAAAAGACGAATACCTGGATTTGGTGACGGATGCTTTGTTAACGCAAGCTACTATTTTGGCCCGGAACAGTTATTACCTGGATGACTTTCTGGCTGCGGAAGTTACTAAAGGACATATCCGGCCGGAGCAATTTACCACGCAAGCCCGCCAGATTAAGCTACACGGCCATTGCCACCAAAAAGCTTTATCTACTCAAGTAACCACGGCCGCTTTACTCAGTTTACCCCAGAACTACGAAGTAAGCATTATTCCATCGGGCTGTTGCGGTATGGCCGGTTCGTTTGGTTATGAAGCTGAGCATTACGATGTTTCCATGCAAATTGGCGAACTGGTTTTATTCCCCGCGGTTAGAGCGGCTGGTGCCGAAGAGTTGATAGCGGCGCCCGGTACGTCGTGTCGGCACCAGATCAAAGATGGCACCGCCCGGCACGCTTTACACCCCGTAGAAATATTATGGGATGCTTTGTTAAAGTAGAAGCTATTTCGTATTGAAGTTAAAAACAAAGCTGGTTATCCGGAGCAATCGCCTCATTGCCTACTTCTCCGCGAAAACCTGAATGCCGCTCTGTGCCGAAATATTGTAGAGTAAGTACTATCCCGCAACTTGTGCCAGTTGGTACACCCGATGTAGTGGATTTGATTCCTTATTTTGCAAATCTCCAATCTCCCGCCAGCTTGTAGCTGGTGGGTATTTATAAAGGGAAGTTTTCAACTTCTGGCCAGTTGAAAACTGGCCACTATAGACCGCTCCCTTTACACTGCGTGAAACTGGAAGCAGGTATATCGGTTAATTTTAGCCTAATTGTTCTGGAACCGAAAAAAGTAAAATTTTAAAAAATCAAATTGTTGATCTGGCCTATGATGCTAACCAATAATTAGCTAAAAGCCTTTAGGCTACAGCGGCGGTATCTTTCACAATTTCAATCCAGATTTTTTCTTTTTTCTCCACGGATTTTAGCAGGGCTACCAGGTTGTTTACTTTGCTGGCGCAGTTCCAGATTCTGTCCTGCATGTTGCTGTGTTCGCCAATTAAAATGCAACCCAACGAATCGTGGCAAGTGTTACCCCCGTGAATGCGAATACCTTCGAAGCACGGCACGTTGAGCAGTAGCGGTAAATATTTTTGAAAGTTATTGCTATAGCTCAGCACTACCGGATACGTACCGCTATCAATGGCCGTCTGGCTTCGCTGCTTGCGCTGGCAATTACCGTTTAAATTCCGGTCGGTATCTTCTAAAGTATAGGCAAAGAAATTTTTATCAATAAACATTTTGCCCAGGGTGGCGGTAGGCGTGTAAACCGAACGTACAACTTGAATGCGCATAAAAAATCAGTTTTATGTTTAACAAATTACCTTTTTACCGGGTAAGAAATAGACCCGAGGGTTGCGGTAAATTTCTTATCCGGTAAAAAGAATTTCAATACTGATTTTTGAGTATTTTGATGTAAATTCCTGTAAAACCAAGTTTTATCCTGATTGGAAAACTGATTTTTTGAAAATTTTAAATTCCGAAAACCTCCGGAACAAGTAAGGAAAGTAGCTGAAGATTAGCTCTTGGTGCCAGCAATTATCTGCTATTTGCTTCTTACCTTTAGCGGCTGCCAGGGGCTAAAATTAAAAACTACAGTTTAGCATTGTGGCAAATTCTAAAATCTGGAACTATCGCGGCGGCCAAATTCAGAACTGCTAAAAATTTTATTATCGATACTGATTTTGCCGGGACCAATAAAATATAAACTGATAAATAAAATAGCAGACTCTAAAGCGTGCGAATAACCATTAAAATCGTCGCCGTTACTAATGTGCGAAACCGTAGCCACGCACATGGTTATAAAAAGCAAAAGCGTAACCGGCCGGAAAAATAAACCCAGTAACAGTAAAAAGCCGCCTACAAACTCAGCAAAACCGCCCATAAATCCCCAGAAAAGAGGAGCAAAGGTAATACCCAGGTTCGCCATAGATCCCCCCACTTGTTCCCAGAACTCCGGTCCCCCTTTTAACTTCGGAAAACCGTGCAGCATAAAAGCCCAGCCAATACCTACCCGAAGTAATAGCAAACCAAAATGGCAGGTAGGGTAATAATTGCGGAAGTATTTCATTGCTTTCAAAATTTAATCCGGTGGTAAAATTAAAAGTAAATCGCCAGGGTAAAAGCCAGCCGGTTAAAGTTTGTAAAGCGGTTTTTGCCAAAATGCTCAGGATGAGCGCGTTTAATCTTCGTTCTCTTCTTCCGGAAATTCTAAATTTTCCAGGGCTTGCAACGTTTCTTTTACAATTTGGTTCATTTCCCGACGGCTATCGGCTTCTAGGGTGCGGGCAAATAAATCCAGGATAAGCTCGCCTTCGGTGTTGGTGTATAAATCCTGAAAAAGCTTATCAAATACTTTATTTTCTTTTTGAATTATGGCATCTATCTGATTGATGTTGGTGGCTTTAGCGGCTTTTTTTAAAACGGCCAGCACTTTTTCGCTTACTTCGCCGCCGCCTAAATCCGTGAAAATCTGCATTAAAGCCGTAGCCACGCCCAACCTAATTTTCTCAAAAGCAAAATGTACGTCGTTGTTTACCGGCCCTCCTTTGCGAACCCGGCTTTCGGCTACATCAAAATTTTTAAAAATTACCTCAATGGGTTTATCAAACAGGTCGGGTTGGGCGGTATGCAATGCGCGCTGCAGTAATAATTCAAAATCGGAAGCCAGCATGGTATAAGTTTAAGATTAATGGTAAGAAGTAAACAGAATCAAGTATGTAATACTAGACGCTAGACATTAGATACCAGATTTTTATTGATTAAGTAATTAATAGTCAATGTTTAAAAATATTGGCGAAAATAATAGCAAATCCATTTTAATGAATGCGATTGAAAAAGCCTTACAAGTAGAAAAATAGCGCCTGTAAAAAGAATTTGTTTTTAATATTAGCAGTCAGATTAACGTAAATTTGGCTGATTTTTAAATTTACTCAATCTAAAAATCTTTGAGGCCTATTTTTATTTAGCGAACTTGGCTTTAAAATTAATTGATTCTATGCGGCTTCTTGTACTCCGATTTTTATTTTTCGTTTTTCTTTTCACTGCCGGCCTAACTTCTTTATCGGCGCAAACCATTCAAACGCCTGCTAAGTTTTTGGGCTATAACCTCGGCGAACGCTTTACGCCCCACGCCCAGATTGTGCGCTACGTAGAATACCTGGCCGCGCAGGCACCCAAGCGCATGCAGTTGCAAACCTACGGCCGCACCTACGAAGGCCGGCCGCTGTTGCTGGCTACGCTTTCGGCGGAAGCCAATATAAATAACCTGGAAAAAATCCGGACCGATAATTTAAAAAATATTGGTTTACAAGCCGGGGAAGTTAGCGGTAACCAGCCTGCTATTGTGTGGCTTAGTTACAATGTGCACGGCAACGAGGCGGTATCGTCGGAAGCGGTGATGCTGGTGCTGTATAACCTGGTAACGGCACAAAATCCCGACATTGTCAATTGGCTGCAAAATACCGTAGTATTAGTAGACCCGTGCGTGAATCCTGATGGTCGTGACCGCTACGCCAACTGGTACAACCAGGTAGCTAACCGTTTACCCAACCCAAGCCCAATGGCACGCGAGCACCAGGAGCCCTGGCCCGGCGGACGGGTAAACCATTATTTGTTTGATTTAAACCGCGATTGGGCCTGGCAAACACAATTAGAATCGCAGCAGCGCATTAAAATTTACAACCAATGGATGCCGCAGGTACATGCCGATTTTCACGAAATGGGCGTGGAATCGCCATATTACTTTTCGCCGGCCGCCAAACCCTACCACGAAGCCATAACGCCCTGGCAACGGGAATTTCAACAGATTATCGGGCAGAATAACCGGAAGTACTTCGATAAAAATAACTGGCTGTATTTTACCCGCGAAGTTTTTGATTTGTTTTACCCGAGTTACGGTGATACCTGGCCTACCTTTAATGGCGCTATTGCCATGACCTACGAGCAGGGTGGCGGCCCCCGGGCCGGCCGGGCTATTACCAAATCCGACGGCGATACGTTAACTTTAACGCAGCGTATTTCGCACCATTACGCCGCCAGTTTGGCTACCATCGAGGCTACTTCCGACCGTAAGGACCAGGTAATCCGGGAATATCAGAAATACTACCAGCAAGCCCGCACCAATCCTTCCGGTGCTTATAAAGCTTACGTTTTAAAAGCTAACAACCAACCGGGCAAACTAAACCAATTAACCACTTACCTCGATCGGCAGCAGATTAAATACGGGTACGCTACAAAAAAAAGTGCGGGCTTTGGTTTTAACTATACTACGGGTAAAGCCGAACAGGTGCGCGTCCAGCCGAATGATTTAGTAATAAGTATGTACCAGCCTAAATCCACGCTGATTAAGGTTTTAT
The sequence above is a segment of the Adhaeribacter swui genome. Coding sequences within it:
- a CDS encoding FAD-binding and (Fe-S)-binding domain-containing protein; this translates as MAVTNLSELQNALTGEFYYRETGLDNAMRLVYASDASIYQEKPLAVALPKDVADIKTLIEFAATHQVTLIPRAAGTSLAGQVVGKGIVVDISKYFDQILEINSTEKWVRVQPGVIRDDLNKKLKPFGLMFGPETSTASRAMVGGMVGNNSCGLHSIRWGSTRDHLLEAKVVLSNGEEAGFKALSEPEIAQVQQQDNLEGKIFKNLLGLLHNPENQTFIQQNFPHKNITRRNSGYALDALLDTAPFSPNQRPFNLCQLIAGSEGTLCFLTELKLQLMELPPPENALLCIHCNSVGESLEANLVAMRHDVYASELVDKRILDFTRDNLSQQPNRFFIQGDPQAILMVEFFADTREQCLIMAEVLIQELQQAGLGYAYPVLFGTDAAKAWDVRKGGLGLLRNMPGDEQPVNLIEDCAVAIEDLPQYVADLDQLLHRHGLVASYYAHAGAGELHVEPMLNLKTAAGKTLFRQVLAETVDLVKKYNGSLSGEHGDGRLRGEFIPQIMGPEVYALFRQVKQIFDPQFIFNAGKIVDTPPMDEFLRYQPNQADPKINTVFSFAGQGSILRLAEKCSGSGDCRKTQLTGGVMCPSYMATRQEKDTTRARANILRQFLTQDGNVNGFNHHEIKDVMDLCISCKGCKSECPSGVDIAKMKAEFLQHYYDANGTPIRTRLIGNFTRLNALAAKMPWAYNRVMNNGLTGKWAKQMVGFAPQRSLPPLAKTTLRSWYRQWRKNTPAVAGSRKLFLFADEFTNYNDVEMGVKAVQLLTALGYEVIIPEHVESGRTYLSKGLVRDAQKIAIRNVELLGKVVSKEIPIVGLEPSAILTLKDEYLDLVTDALLTQATILARNSYYLDDFLAAEVTKGHIRPEQFTTQARQIKLHGHCHQKALSTQVTTAALLSLPQNYEVSIIPSGCCGMAGSFGYEAEHYDVSMQIGELVLFPAVRAAGAEELIAAPGTSCRHQIKDGTARHALHPVEILWDALLK
- a CDS encoding DUF5675 family protein, whose translation is MRIQVVRSVYTPTATLGKMFIDKNFFAYTLEDTDRNLNGNCQRKQRSQTAIDSGTYPVVLSYSNNFQKYLPLLLNVPCFEGIRIHGGNTCHDSLGCILIGEHSNMQDRIWNCASKVNNLVALLKSVEKKEKIWIEIVKDTAAVA
- a CDS encoding DoxX family protein; this encodes MKYFRNYYPTCHFGLLLLRVGIGWAFMLHGFPKLKGGPEFWEQVGGSMANLGITFAPLFWGFMGGFAEFVGGFLLLLGLFFRPVTLLLFITMCVATVSHISNGDDFNGYSHALESAILFISLYFIGPGKISIDNKIFSSSEFGRRDSSRF
- a CDS encoding M14 family metallopeptidase, translated to MRLLVLRFLFFVFLFTAGLTSLSAQTIQTPAKFLGYNLGERFTPHAQIVRYVEYLAAQAPKRMQLQTYGRTYEGRPLLLATLSAEANINNLEKIRTDNLKNIGLQAGEVSGNQPAIVWLSYNVHGNEAVSSEAVMLVLYNLVTAQNPDIVNWLQNTVVLVDPCVNPDGRDRYANWYNQVANRLPNPSPMAREHQEPWPGGRVNHYLFDLNRDWAWQTQLESQQRIKIYNQWMPQVHADFHEMGVESPYYFSPAAKPYHEAITPWQREFQQIIGQNNRKYFDKNNWLYFTREVFDLFYPSYGDTWPTFNGAIAMTYEQGGGPRAGRAITKSDGDTLTLTQRISHHYAASLATIEATSDRKDQVIREYQKYYQQARTNPSGAYKAYVLKANNQPGKLNQLTTYLDRQQIKYGYATKKSAGFGFNYTTGKAEQVRVQPNDLVISMYQPKSTLIKVLFDPNAKLEDSLTYDITSWAIPYAYGLPAYGLKARVGDVADKPLALANKPTSKMVEQPYAYLARYNSVPDLQFMASLVNKNIKVRFSEKAFEADDQKYAPGTLIITRAGNENLKTKFDALVKAQADSFGVSLVPTQTGFVTSGVDFGSSSVRSVRKPKIGLLAGDEVSSSAFGEVWHFFEQQIQYPVTVIDTRDFSRVAWQQLDVLVLPDGRYNDLLDEKGLTQLKDWIRAGGKLIALEGAAAHLAGKRDFNLIKKKVQDSVDLKKDPYRALRLYGDAERSALSGLIQGGIYRVTMDNTHPLAFGYGTTHFALIQEVNDYQFMQQGWNVGVLKKDIYASGFAGSKVKKRLQDSLVFGTQELGRGQVVYLTNNPLFRAFWHSGKLLFGNALFMVGQ